Proteins from a genomic interval of Scomber japonicus isolate fScoJap1 chromosome 10, fScoJap1.pri, whole genome shotgun sequence:
- the LOC128365745 gene encoding teashirt homolog 1-like, with protein sequence MPRRKQQEPRRSAAYMPEDELKAAPHDEEEHLQDDGLSLDGQDTEFLCNEEEEDVDGGQPPSYRDSPLSNGTNPDAGYGSPLSDASDRLTDFKSTSSRDGHDREGTPLPFRPNNGLSFQDSLAQMKAVYANLISDASWSSITMDIMKSKPAAAGSVNSALATPEPASTAPVSTTTTINKTSGVSMANSHHNGRSSSATVNHTGSTSGNTNGTAASSVSSHSATSSSGSNTGLASNGSGVAYDWHQAALAKTLQQTPYHLLPEPSLFSTVQLYRQNNKLYGSVFTGASKFRCKDCSAAYDTLVGLTVHMNETGHYRDDNKDKEEDQGKRWSKPRKRSLMEMEGKEDAQKVLKCMYCGHSFESLQDLSVHMIKTKHYQKVPLKEPVPALATKLMPTSAKKRAIQDAIVSPCSPDSLHAGSGGGSLSLGDIGKDSKAAANPYVTANNRYGYQNGASYTWQFEARKAQILKCMECGSSHDTLQQLTAHMMVTGHFLKVTNSASKKGKQLVFDPVIEEKIQSIPLPPTTTRLPVPSSVKSQPVSPALSSGSEEKRESCEDEKVVEGGEPMERKIKEEKDDSGEKSETDATSYKYLREEDLEETPKEGLDILKSLENTVSSAISKAQTGTPTWGGYPSIHAAYQLQGAMKSSSTILPPTIQSVQMQPMFNSGLRGLVTDPNSVIHSPRSPSSPTPLRSNVTAMEELVEKVTGKAATVKKEKEEKMVSLERCRPPSLVKSPSPAMKEQREQLASPNDLSVGKLSGMRSSSPGSVDSELICKKEPKESLVDVHNNHSKNGSEACQSPVTNGNSLGIITDHSPESPFINPLSALQSIMNTHLGKASKPVSPAADPLSMLYKISNSMMDKPAFNPTPQGKVAEPINHYQLYDNSDQPIDLSKNKAPTNSNNNNNNSSSGLLTNNSVNGNKPLISLPDTVSSPLRENALMDISDMVKNLTGRLTPKSSTPSSISEKSDADGSAFEDALEDLSPVQKRKGRQSNWNPQHLLILQAQFASSLRETSEGRYAMTDLGPQERVHICKFTGLSMTTISHWLANVKYQLRRTGGTKFLKNMDSCQPVFLCGDCASQFRTPSSYINHLESHLGFSLKDLSKLSTEHLREQQAASKVITDKMTFGSPLSALTTPEDDTGSVYQCRLCNRTFVSKHAVKLHLSKTHGKSPEDHLVFVTALEKLEKLDKMEKV encoded by the coding sequence CGTACATGCCCGAGGACGAGCTTAAGGCAGCCCCTCACGATGAGGAAGAGCACCTGCAGGACGACGGCCTCTCTTTAGACGGTCAGGACACTGAGTTCCTGTgcaatgaggaagaggaagatgtagACGGAGGCCAGCCACCTAGTTACAGAGACTCTCCACTCAGCAATGGCACCAACCCTGATGCTGGATACGGGTCTCCGCTCAGTGATGCCAGCGACCGACTTACGGACTTCAAGAGCACCTCCTCCAGGGACGGTCATGACCGGGAAGGCACCCCTTTGCCCTTCCGCCCCAACAACGGCCTCTCTTTCCAGGATAGCCTGGCTCAGATGAAAGCCGTCTATGCAAACCTCATCTCAGATGCCTCTTGGTCCAGTATCACGATGGACATCATGAAATCTAAGCCTGCAGCAGCTGGCAGTGTCAATAGTGCCCTTGCCACTCCAGAGCCTGCTTCTACTGCCCCTGTATCCACAACAACAACCATTAACAAGACCAGTGGGGTTAGCATGGCTAACAGTCACCACAATGGCAGGAGCTCCAGTGCCACTGTCAACCACACAGGCAGCACAAGTGGCAATACTAATGGCACAGCAGCTAGCTCTGTTAGCAGCCATAGTGCAACCAGCAGCAGTGGGAGCAACACTGGTTTAGCTAGTAATGGTAGCGGTGTAGCCTATGACTGGCACCAGGCAGCACTTGCCAAAACTCTTCAGCAGACCCCCTACCACCTTTTACCAGAGCCCAGCCTCTTCAGCACAGTGCAGCTCTACCGGCAGAACAATAAGCTGTATGGCTCTGTCTTCACTGGTGCAAGCAAGTTTCGCTGCAAAGACTGCAGTGCTGCCTATGACACTCTGGTGGGTTTGACGGTTCACATGAATGAGACGGGCCACTATCGAGATGACAACAAGGACAAAGAGGAAGATCAGGGAAAGCGCTGGTCCAAACCACGTAAGCGCTCTCTGATGGAGATGGAGGGGAAAGAGGATGCCCAGAAGGTGCTGAAGTGCATGTACTGTGGCCACTCATTTGAGTCTCTGCAAGATCTCAGTGTTCATATGATCAAGACCAAGCATTACCAGAAAGTGCCTCTCAAAGAACCAGTGCCAGCCTTGGCCACTAAGCTGATGCCCACTTCAGCTAAAAAACGAGCTATTCAAGATGCTATAGTCTCCCCATGTTCCCCAGACTCTCTCCATGCAGGTAGTGGTGGTGGCAGCCTATCTCTTGGGGATATTGGCAAAGATTCAAAAGCAGCAGCTAACCCCTATGTTACGGCAAACAACCGTTATGGCTACCAGAATGGTGCCAGCTACACATGGCAGTTTGAAGCTCGTAAAGCCCAGATCCTCAAATGCATGGAGTGTGGGAGCTCTCATGATACACTGCAACAGCTGACTGCCCACATGATGGTTACAGGTCACTTTTTGAAGGTCACAAATTCTGCATCTAAGAAGGGCAAGCAGCTAGTCTTTGATCCTGTGATAGAAGAGAAGATTCAGTCTATCCCACTGCCGCCAACCACCACCAGACTCCCTGTTCCCAGTAGTGTTAAGTCCCAGCCAGTGTCCCCTGCCCTCTCCTCTGgttcagaggaaaagagagaatcATGTGAAGATGAAAAAGTGGTTGAAGGTGGTGAGCCAATGGAAAGAAAAATCAAGGAAGAGAAAGACGACTCAGGTGAGAAATCTGAGACTGACGCCACATCATATAAATATCTTAGAGAAGAAGATTTGGAAGAAACACCCAAAGAAGGTTTAGATATTCTAAAATCCCTTGAGAACACAGTATCCAGTGCCATCAGCAAGGCCCAGACAGGCACACCCACATGGGGAGGCTACCCTAGCATTCATGCAGCCTACCAGCTGCAGGGTGCCATGAAGAGCTCCTCTACTATTCTCCCCCCAACCATCCAGAGTGTCCAGATGCAGCCAATGTTTAATAGTGGGCTTCGAGGCCTGGTGACTGACCCCAACTCAGTCATCCACTCACCTCGGAGTCCTTCTTCCCCTACTCCCCTCAGGAGCAATGTCACTGCCATGGAGGAGCTTGTGGAGAAAGTGACAGGGAAAGCTGCCactgtgaagaaagaaaaggaggagaagatggtGAGCTTGGAGCGATGTCGGCCCCCGTCATTAGTAAAATCCCCCTCTCCGGCAatgaaagagcagagagagcaatTAGCATCTCCAAATGACCTTTCTGTAGGTAAACTATCTGGTATGAGAAGTAGCAGCCCAGGCAGTGTAGATTCAGAGCTCATCTGCAAGAAAGAGCCCAAGGAGAGCCTAGTAGATGTCCATAACAACCATTCAAAGAACGGTTCTGAGGCATGCCAATCCCCAGTAACTAATGGCAACAGTCTCGGCATCATCACTGATCACTCACCGGAAAGTCCTTTCATCAACCCTCTCAGTGCACTCCAGTCAATCATGAACACACACCTGGGTAAAGCCTCCAAACCAGTAAGCCCAGCTGCAGACCCACTATCTATGCTTTACAAAATCAGCAACAGCATGATGGATAAGCCAGCTTTCAACCCAACTCCTCAGGGCAAGGTAGCTGAGCCCATCAACCACTATCAGTTGTATGATAACAGTGACCAGCCCATAGACCTGAGTAAAAATAAGGCCCCTACTAAtagcaacaataacaataacaacagcagcagtgggCTCTTGACCAACAATAGTGTAAATGGTAACAAACCCCTCATTTCCCTCCCTGACACAGTCTCATCCCCTCTGAGAGAGAATGCTCTGATGGACATTTCTGATATGGTCAAAAACCTCACTGGAAGACTGACGCCCAAATCTTCAActccctcctccatctcagAGAAGTCAGATGCAGATGGCAGTGCATTTGAGGATGCCCTAGAGGATCTGTCCCCAGTACAGAAAAGGAAAGGGAGGCAGTCCAACTGGAATCCCCAGCACCTCCTCATCCTACAGGCACAGTTTGCCTCCAGCCTGAGGGAGACCTCAGAGGGCCGCTACGCCATGACTGACCTGGGCCCTCAGGAAAGGGTCCACATCTGTAAGTTCACAGGCCTCTCCATGACTACCATATCCCACTGGCTGGCTAATGTCAAGTACCAGCTGAGACGGACTGGGGGCACCAAGTTTCTCAAGAACATGGACTCGTGCCAGCCTGTGTTCCTCTGTGGTGACTGTGCCTCCCAGTTCAGGACTCCCTCCTCCTACATCAACCACCTGGAGTCTCACCTGGGCTTCAGCTTGAAGGACCTGTCCAAACTGTCAACTGAGCACCTACGGGAGCAGCAGGCTGCCTCAAAGGTGATCACAGACAAAATGACATTCGGCAGCCCCCTGTCAGCCTTGACCACGCCAGAGGACGACACAGGCTCTGTGTACCAGTGCAGACTTTGCAATCGGACATTCGTCAGCAAACACGCAGTCAAACTGCACCTCAGCAAGACCCACGGCAAATCTCCAGAGGACCACCTGGTGTTTGTCACAGCTTTGGAGAAACTGGAGAAGCTAGACAAGATGGAAAAGGTTTAA